The genomic interval CGGTGAAATTCGCATCGGCGAAACGAACGCTGATCAACGCGGTGTATGGGCATTGGGTGTTCCCGGATCGAGCATTCTCAGCCGCTATGCCGCTGGCGACTGTCACGGTCCAAACGACAGAAATGCAAACTCGGACGATGTCTTCGACTGCGCGGACATGGCCGACGGAAAAGGCGGTTGCTGGGAAAATTGTGGCAACACTCAGGCGACATCTCGGTCTCGCCACCCTGGTATCGTTCAAGTGGCCTTGATCGATGGAAGCGTACGAGCCGTGAGTGACAACGTCACCCAGCCAGCATGGGCCTACCTCGGTGCCATCTCGGACGGGCAAACCTTCTCACTCGACTAACATGCCATCTTCCAAGCCGATAAGATCACGTTCTTATCGGCTTCCTTTATTGATTTAGCACTCATCCAAAAGGACAACCAACGTGACTACGCAACGTGGCCTGCTCCGTGTGTTCCTGCCACTTCTTCCCCTATTTCTCATCGGTTGTGGTGGTTCGGGAGAAGTTGAAGTCCAGGGAAAACTGACATCAAACGGTGAACCGCTTCAAGTGAGTGAAAACGGTGACGTTCAAGTCACCTTTGTTCAAGTCGAAGGCGGTTCGCAGACCGGTCATCAATTTTTGGCCAGCCCCGATGATTCGGGCCAATACAGCGTCACGCTTCCAACAGGTGAGTACAAAGTCGCCGTGGTTCAGTTGGATCCGTATCCAGACACCGACAAACTCGAAGGTCAATTCAGTCAAGACACAACACCCATCGAAAAGACCATTGATGGCAGTGAAACTTGGGACATCGAACTGAACGAGTATGCCGGGAACTAAGAAATCGCGGCGGGTAATCGCCGTTTGTATTGGCATCGCAGTGCTGATGGTGGGGGCGGGATATTGGTTTTTGTCTCGCCCCAATTGGCCTGCCACCGACCCCAAGTTGACGACGCATGTGCAATCGGCTCCCGATTGGCCCGTGGTCTTCACATCACGCACCGCCCCAGCCAGTCTCCAAGCGGCCGCGGATGAGGGTGAAGAGTTCACCTTCCCCGGCAAGCCGCTCTGGCAAGCGAGCGAAGGGCGATTGCGACTCCTCTTACCAAATGGCGAAGTCTCTGAACTGACCTGGGACCGACCACTCGATGATGGTCAGACCTTAATCGACGTGATGAGTCCGAGTGTTTCACCGGATGGGACGAAGATTGTTTTTGCTGGTCGAAAACCCGCCCCCAACCACGGTCATTTTCGACTATATGAAATCAACGTCGACGGCACTGGATTGAAACAACTTACCGGCGGCCCCAACGACTCCGGCGCTACCGCTGTTCCACCGATGCGTTACGCGGAGGATGGCGAAACGATGTTGTCGGATCGGAAACGTCGCCAGACGGATTACGACGACATCGATCCCATCTACGCACCCGGCGGGCATATTGTTTTCGTTTCGAGTCGCACACCGGACCTCGGTCGAGATCATGCTCGCCGCAGCACGACTCTCTGGATCATGCGAGACGACGGGACGGAAAAAAGACCACTCTCCGCAAATCGCAACAACGACCGTTGGCCGTGGCTAACCGACAATGGCTACGTCATCTTCAGCTTGTGGAGTCGAAATCGCGAGGTTGTTTCAGCTGACCGCACAACGATCACGCCCTACGAACCTGGCCAGGAGTTCGCAACCGCCCCGACGGACAACTGGATGGCAGCCCACATTGAACCGAACGCGGATTTTTTCGGCGGCTTGATCAAGGTGTCTGAACCTGTATGGCGACCGCGTCCGTTGCACAACGGTCGGTATGCCTTCATGACAAATCTTGATGGTGCCACCGACGAAGTCACCGTCGTACAGGCCGTTGGCGGCACGATCACATCGGCTCCGAGTTCGATCGCGGCGGGGTCCACACTTCCACCGTCTGCGGAAGCTCAACTCATTCGCGGACCAAACGTCGACGCGTCGGGAAAGCCGTTGCAGTTGACCTGCCCCAGTCCCGCACCACCCGACAAGATTCTGCTTGCCGGTTCAACACCCGAGGAAAATGGCGAATGGAACACGTCACGATATGGGTTGTATGTCGCCAAGGACGACTGGCCGCAAGCTGAAAACACCGCTCAGGACGTTGAACTCACGTTGCTCTTCGACGACCCGAAATTCGTCGACGCCGAACCGGTAGCCGTGGTTCCTCGTGTGATTCACTACGATTATCAACCGCTCGAATACGGCGATGGAACAGCGGACGTGGAGTTCGCAGATGGCACAACCTATCACGGTCCAACCGGCGAGACGCATAATTCGATGGTCTACATGCAGAACAACAAAGACGTGCCCGGTCAAAAATCGGATGCCGATGAATGGCCGATCTTCTCCGCGCCACCGACCGGGTCCATTGATTCCATCCGCATCTTTGCTTCGCATCGCGATCGGTTCGACGATCCCGATCAACCACGAACTCCCGGCGGTTGGAACATGCTGTTAGATGTCCCGATGGAAGACACGGCTTTCCGATTCCGACTTCCACCGGGCACTCCGACCGTCCTCGCCGGTTTCGATGCAGATGGCCGGGTGACGCAATGGACAAGCCCCGCACATGACGAGTCTGGCAAGCCCATCAAGTTCTACGCTTTTGCCGGTGACCATTACAGCGGCACGCGAATGGGTTTCCCCCATTTTTGCACCGGTTGTCACGCCGGTCACAGTGGCACACCAAAATTGCAAAACCGACCGCAACGGTGAAGCCAATCTAGACCGCATGAAGCTCTCACGGGTCTGCGGTGCGTTCCAGAGACCGTGGCCGATACGGGCAAAAGTCGCGTGCTCTAATCGCCGTCCCAATTCTTTGGGAGTTTCAACGACCAGACTTCATCGCTGAGCGGTTGGGCATGTCCGCCGGCGAGCCAGAGTTGGTCTTGAAAGACGAACAGGGAATGCTCGTGACGTTCCTTCCATGAGGGTTTCGCGGTTTCGAGTTTTTTCCAATCGCGACCGTTCTTCGAATACCACACGTCGCCCCAATTTTGTGACGGGTCCTTTGACCAACCGCCGACCACCCACATGTGCCCGCGATAAACTGCTGACGAAAACCACAGTCGCTCATGCCATGGTGCCGCTGCCGTTTCCCGACGCCATTCAACGCCGTCGGCGGAACTCCAAACATCATTGAACGCTTGGTATTCCGGCACGTAGTTCCCGCCACCAAAGACGTAAATCCGATCATTCAACACCGCAGCTTGGTGATACGCTCGGGGTGCCCAACCGGCATCCTTCGTGACCTGAGTCCACGTTTTCCCGTCTTCGCTAGACCACACATCGTTCTTCAAACTGGATTGGTCGCCGAAATAGTAGTTCTCGGTTCCGCCGAGTATCCACATCTTGCCTCGGAACTCGACAATGGCCGCCGCCAAGCGAGGCGACCATCCTGCGTGTTCGGTTTCACGAACCCAATTCTTGCCGTCCGTCGACGACCAAACGGTATCGCCAGCGGAATGCCCGGGAAGACGGCCATTGTACCAACCGCCCATGAACCACATGCGATCCTTGAAGGTCAGCGACATCGACAAATCGGAGTGCTTCCACGGGGCGTCCTTCGTGATGAGTTGCCAATCTTTTCCGTTGGCGGAACTCCACACATCGCGGGGCGGGGCTTCATAGGAGTTGAACCAACCGCCGAAGATCCAAAGACGATCGTTAAACACCAACTCGCCTTGAGAGTCACGGGGCTGCCAATCGGCGTGGTCTGCAACACGCGTCCAACGCCACGGCGGATCCGCCGTAACCGAATTGATATTCCACAGCAGCGTCGTCGCCCAAACGCATCCACAAACAAACGGAAACTTCATTCGTTCTCAACCCCACCTATGACCGATCGGTCGCGTTGCCACGCCAGAGACGTCTTCCGGTCAACACGCTGCACGTGAACAGACTTTGAACTCGACGGGAACTCACGTCCGATGACGACAACCATCCGCCCCTGGGCATCGCGAAACGATGACACAACTTGAGTGCGTTGGTTGTCGTCTGAAATCGGAATTCCCGTTTCGTTCGAATTTCAGCCCGTCGATTACGGCTTCTTAGCCAACTCGGCTTCGATGGCCTTGATCACAGGTTGCGAGTCGGGTTGCACGGGGGTACGGAAACGATCGACGACCTTACCATCCCGGCTGACCAAAAACTTCTCGAAGTTCCATCGAACCCGACCGGAGTCTTTCGGAAACGCTTGCTTGCTGGTGAGGTACTGGTACAGGTCGGCTGCGTTGTCGTCGTTCACGTCGATCTTAGCGAACATGGGAAATGTTACGCCGTAGTTGGATTTGCAGAACTCTTGGATTTCATCGGCACTGCCCGGTTCTTGACTACCGAACTGATTGCACGGAAAGCCCAGCACGACCAAGCCTTCGTCTTTGTACTTGCTATAGAGTTCTTGCAGTGGTTCATATTGCGGTGTCGCTCCGCATTGGCTGGCGACATTGACAATCAAGAGCACTTTGCCCTCGTATTTGGACAGGTCGACTTTCTTGCCATCCAAAGATTTCATCGTGTGTTTCAGCACAGGGGAGGTGTCCTTGGAAGACTTGGTATCGGCGGCGGAAGCGGTCATTGCTCCCATCACAATGGCCACACTCGCAGCCAAACAAGCAAACTTCATGGGGTGTCCTTTCAGAACCGGAATGAATGACTGGCGATTCAACATCAACAATATGCTTCGCCAGTCATGAAAGACCATGCGTCTTATTTCTTCATCAATGCCTTGAGCACGCTTTTTGCCAGTGTTTCATTGGCGGAAACGAACCCAAAGGACTGAACCACTTTGCCGCCACGCGTGGCGACGACGGTGACATCCGCATCAGGATGAATTGCCCAGTCGGCGGGCCCGAGTGGGTCTTTCTCGTAGACGGTGAAGGTGGTGTGATCAAGCTTCAATGCCCGATCAGCCACCGGCATGTACTCCTTGGCTTTGGGAAGATCGTCCGACATCCAAACGGCGATGATTTCCCCATCCTCCTCCACGTCCGAGAACTTGTCGTCCAAGGCTCGCAAGAGCCGAGCCGTCGGCCGATTCCACTTGTCTGCGGGAACAAAGAACCACAGTGTCGCTTTGCCGTCTCGATGCTTGACCAAATTCTTTGTTTGACCTTTGAACTCACCCGTCGCGACAAAAACCGGCAACGCTTCGACTTTGGCTCCCTTCTCCGGACCGGATTCCAAATCCGCACGAACATCGGAGTTTACTGCCAACACAAGCCAGGTCATCAAGGCAAAATTGAGTGGTCGCATCGATTACCTCCTACATTCGACTTCGGAATGGTTCGCGGATTCTGCATCAAATGCCACATCAGTATTGTGGGCCCGTAAGACCAGAAATTCCAGCAACCCATCGGAGACGACTCGTATAATCGGACGAATCGACTTGTTTTTGGTGACTTCGCGTCCGAAAGCCGATGGGAACTGTGAACTCCTACCGTTCAACCGCGTTCGATGAGGACCTCTTCCGATGACGACTCTGATGAATCTCAAGCATTTTCTATACGGACTCGGTTTGGCCTGCGTCTGCCTCACTCCCGAGTTGTCCTCAGCAACTCTTCAAGCTGAGGAAATCCGCATCGAGGAAGCCTGGATTCGCTTGCAGACGAAGTTCGAAGCATCCTTGGCCGCCGACCAACCGGGCGTCCTCGCGGTTGTTGTTCCGGAAGAAGGCCAACTTGTCGAGAAAGGCGAATTGCTGGTCGAGTTGCGAGCCGAAATTCTGAAAGCCGCACTGGCCGTTGCTCAGGAAGAAGCCTCCAGCGATGTCAACTTGAGATTTGCCCAAGCCCAACTCAAGGTTTCCCAGGCCGAGTTGGACAAGGCCGAAGACGCTAACCGTCGGGTGATCGGCACGGTCCCGCTGGTCGAGTTGGACCGACTACGGTTCACGCGAGACCGAGCGATGCTGCAGATCGAGCAAGCCGAGCACGAGCAAGTGCTGAACAATTTGCGGGTCAAGGAAGCCAAAGCCCGTGTGGAAGCGTTGCAAATCCGAGCCCCGTTTACCGGGGTGGTTACCGAAGTCACCAAAAGTGTTGGCGAAGCCGTTGCTCAGGGTGATCCGATTCTGCAGCTGGTCAATACAAAAGCGGTTCAGGTCGGTGGCACCGTTTCATTGGCGGAATCTCGGCGAATCAAGCCGGGCTATGAAGTTCTCGTGCGGTTGCAATCGAATCAGTCCGACGAGGAAGCCGAATGGCACAAAGGGGAACTCAAATTCGTGGATGAAAAAGCCGGAAACATCCGCGGTCGCGTTCGAGTCTGGGCGGAAGTCCCCAACCCCGACAAAGACCTGCTCCCCGGCTTGATGGGCACGATGAAAATTACCATCCCGGAAGAGAAGTAGGCCCACTTGCAATCAACAAAAGCCGAGGGACAGACCAAGTGTCCTTCGGCTTTTGTCGTTAGGAATCGTAGAATTTCTGAAATGACGGATTTACTCCGCGTCGAACTTCTCGACGAATGGCTTTCCGCCGTCCCAGGATAAATTGATTTCCAGGGAGTCCGTTGGTTCGGTGATCTCAACCGTCAGACCAGATTGAGTGGGATCAATGTACTTTTTAGGAGCGTGCCACTTCTGACCGGTGCCGCCCATCGCTTCACTGGCGACAACCACAACACGATGCGTTCCCGGCACAACACCGTCGCCGGGTTCGAAAGTCGTCATCTCAAACCGGCCTTCAGAGTCAATCTTTCCGTTGGCCGCTCGTGCGTTCTCGGGCAGAATTTGAACACTCCCCACCGTGAGTGGTTCTCCATCAATGAGTACTTGTCCGGAGACGGGCACACGTTCGGGACGGTCCGGTCCGCCGCAACCGAGCATCCCGCACAGACACACGGCGAGCGTTGCCGGAATGAGGCGGACGTTGCGAATTTCAATGAATCGGATCATTATGGTGTTTCGACCACCTCTCCATTGGACCGAGTCGAAAGTGCCCGGTAGGTTGCCAGGTCGATATTCTCGGAAATGAACGAGACGTGCCCGTCGGCGAAAGCAAATTGAGCACCACCAGGATGGCGACTACCAAATGCACCGTTTAAAGCCGTCCCGTAGGGGGAAGTCGTGATTCCGGTGCCGGGCGGTGTGTTGACGGGGTTTTCGGTGTTCCGCAAGCAACTCAGCAACCGGGACCCCTGCGTCCAAATGTTCTGCGATTCCCCAGTATGAGCATCGAGGACTTCACCAGCCAGGAACGTGCTGCTAGTTCCGTCGGTGATTTCCTGACGTCCGATGGCTGTCTTGTAGACAAACAACCCGTTGTTATCGGTCTTTACCTGAACTCCAATCCCGGAGGATGGCCCGAACGAACCGGAGTTGAATGCGTAAGTCGCCGTGGCCGCTGGCCCGGTTTCACTCCCCACGGTAATAGAGATTGTTGGCTCACTGGTATCCGAGGGACACACATACGGTTCCGGTCGTGTGGCTACGGCTGCCCGATTCGGTGTGAGCCACGTAGTGGAATAGGCTCCCCAAACCGGATCAGCAAGACTGAAGGAATCGTAGAGATTCTGTTTCTCCATGAACGGCAGCAACAACACAAATCCGCTCGTTCCAACACGTTGTGCGTTGGTATCGCCGTTACACGGGCCGTGGTTGATGCCGTCACACCCCAGCCGTCCCGGTGGGTACACGCTGAAAGTCGACTCGTAATTCTCGATCGCCAAGGCAATCTGCTTGAGATTGTTCTTACACTGCGTTCGGCGAGCCGCCTCACGGGCTTGCTGAACCGCTGGCAGCAGCAGGGCGATCAAAATTGCGATAATCGCGATCACCACCAGCAGTTCGATCAACGTAAAACCGTACGAACTTGTTCTTTTGGGCTTCAAAACAACGATCTCCCAGCAAGTGACAACGAGAAAACCAGGACAAACAAGAATCAATACTCACACATATCAACACCTTGCGACGGCAATCAGACTGAACATTCTGTCAAAAATCTCATATCGAAGTTGTCGAATCGGAAAGAAAATTCGCGCGACTGTGGAACTCCATTCATGATCCCTGTTAAGATCAATACGTTCCGATATCAAAGAACGGAGTTTAGTTATGAAAGCGATTTGGAACAACTGTATCCTAGCAGACAGTAACGACACCGTTGTTGTCGACGGGAACCACTATTTCACGCAAGATTCCGTCAAAACAGAGCACCTGCAACCCAGCGATCATTCGAGTACGTGCCCTTGGAAAGGTACTGCGAAGTACTGGAATGTCGTCGTTGATGGCGAAGTCAACGAGAATGCGGCTTGGTCGTACCCCAAAACCAAAGAAGCTGCACTGCATATTCAAGGACGAGTCGCCTTTTGGAAGGGCGTCGAAGTCGTTGAATAAGTCACCATCGAACATAAAGACCTGTGAGAACCCCAACATGACCGAGCAACCCTCCCGCCGAGATTTCCTCCGTGACGCTAGTGTCGGTGCTGTGACATTGGCAGCGACCTCCGCATTATCTGCCTCCAACACGCAAGCCGCGGACAGTGCTCCGCCGCGAATCCGCAAGGCGGTCAAACTGGGAATGGTACGGACAGACGGCACATTGGCTGAGAAGTTTCAGCTGCTCAAGGATCTCGGTTACGATGGCGTCGAGGTCAGTGCCCCCAACTCGATGGACACCAAAGAGTTACTTAAGGCCCGTGACGCAGCGGACCTGCCCATTCACGGAGTGGTCAATTCCGTTCACTGGCGACAGACCCTTTCACACCCCGATCCAAACGTGCGTGCCGCCGGTTTAGACGGATTCAAGAAAGCGATTCAGGCCGCCAAGGATTACGAAGCGTCTTCGGTGCTGTTGGTGCCGGCCGTCGTTACGGAAGACGTCAGCTACAAAGACGCCTACAAACGCAGCCAAGCCGAAATTCGGAAGGCGTTGCCGTTGGCCGAAAAGCTAGATATTCGCATCCTCTTCGAGAACGTTTGGAACAATTTTCTTCTCTCTCCACTGGAGATGGCGTATTACATCGACTCGTTCGATTCTCCCTTGGTGGGAGCGTACTTCGATGTCGGGAACATCGTTCGCTACGGTTGGCCGACACATTGGGTCGAGGCACTCGGTGAGCGAATCGGGAAACTGGACATCAAAGAATACAGCCGAAAACTTCAGAACAGCAAAGGTCCGCGATCCGGTTTCGGAGTGGAAATCGGGGAAGGTGACTGCGACTGGCCCGGTGTGATGAAGGCTCTCGACAAGATCGGTTACTCCGGTTGGGCGACAGCCGAAGTCCGTGGGGGCGACAAAGAACGGTTGGCGGACATCAAATCCCGTATGGATCGTGTCCTTACGTTCGCATAGGGCCCCTTTTTCATAACGATTCGCGCGATTATAACCGCTGGGTCTCCGGAATTCGGATTCCGTGAGTGTTGCACGCTTGCAGACTCGCAACTGGTTGGTTATCCTGACGCGCTTCACTCATTTCGAGTCATTACGCCATCATAGGTTTGCAGGGCAACAAAGGCTGACGTGTCATGTCCGAAGCAGTTCGTCTCACTGCCGAAAAACGCGAGAAACTTGGAACCGCTGAATCACGGCGACTGCGGTCTCGTGGCCAGATCCCCGGGAATATTTACGGGCACAAAGAGGGAGCCGTTGCCATTACGGTGTCCGGCGATCAGCTATCGCCGATCATCAATGAAGGGCATAAGGTTGTCGATTTAGAGCTCGGCAACAACACGCAAACCACGATCTTCCGTGAGGTCCAATGGGACACGTTCGGTCGTGAGATTCTTCACTTCGACCTGCTGCGGGTCGATCCCGAAGAACGTCGTTGGAGCGAAGTCCCCATCGAGTTCCGTGGAATTGCTCCCGGAGTCGTCGCGGGGGGTGTTCTCGATCAGCATCTGCACTCAATCGCGATGCGTGTGAAAACCCTCGAGTTGCCCGACGTCGTTCGTGTTCGACTCACCGACTTGCAGATCGGTGATTCGGTTCTCGTCAAAGATCTCGAGCTGCCCAGCAGTGCGGAACTCGACATCGACGAAGACACGGTCGTTGTGCAGATTCTCGAAGAAATGGCGACCGATGAACCAGCGGCAGAAGGTGATGCCGCCGGAGCCGAACCTGAGGTTGTTGGCGAAGAATCGTCCAGCGACGACGGCGATAACTGATCAACAAGACGCGGCGTGATTGACTATGAAAGTTGTCGTGGGGTTGGGAAACCCCGGCGCAAAGTACCGGCAAACACGCCATAACGTCGGTTTTGACGTCCTTGCGGAGCTGGCGAACCGACACGGGGGCACCACCCCCACCATCAAACATGAGTCGGAAATTGTCGAGATTTTCCTTGCGAACGAAAAGGTCATTCTCGCGGCTCCTCAAACATTTATGAACCTCAGCGGTCGGGCGGTCCGGTCGCTGATGGATTTTTATAGGCTATCGCTGGAAGACATGATCGTCATCTGCGATGATCTCAATCTCGAACGAGGCCGATTGCGACTTAAGCCATCAGGCTCGGCGGGAGGACAAAAAGGGCTGGCCAATATCATTCAGCTGCTGAAAACCGAGGAGTTCGCTCGATTGCGAGTTGGAATCGGTCGCCCTCCCGGACGTATGGACGCAGCGGCATTTGTGTTGGGGAAATTCACGGAGGCCGAATCTCCGGAAATCCAACTGGCCGTTGCCAAGGCAGCGGACGGAGTTGAAACGTGGATTCAAGAAGATTTCCAAACTTCGATGAATCGAGTCAATGCCCCCAACTAGCCGATTATTCACGGACTTCCCGCCAATCCTTGGTTGCGAAGTCTGTTTTCAATAACGCGATTTTTACGGGTTCACACTGAAGGAAAATCAAAGTGGCTGAAAACACCGCGACGGCAACCGCGCCGTCGGTCAACTATGAGGGCA from Thalassoroseus pseudoceratinae carries:
- a CDS encoding DUF3823 domain-containing protein, which translates into the protein MTTQRGLLRVFLPLLPLFLIGCGGSGEVEVQGKLTSNGEPLQVSENGDVQVTFVQVEGGSQTGHQFLASPDDSGQYSVTLPTGEYKVAVVQLDPYPDTDKLEGQFSQDTTPIEKTIDGSETWDIELNEYAGN
- a CDS encoding TolB family protein; this translates as MPGTKKSRRVIAVCIGIAVLMVGAGYWFLSRPNWPATDPKLTTHVQSAPDWPVVFTSRTAPASLQAAADEGEEFTFPGKPLWQASEGRLRLLLPNGEVSELTWDRPLDDGQTLIDVMSPSVSPDGTKIVFAGRKPAPNHGHFRLYEINVDGTGLKQLTGGPNDSGATAVPPMRYAEDGETMLSDRKRRQTDYDDIDPIYAPGGHIVFVSSRTPDLGRDHARRSTTLWIMRDDGTEKRPLSANRNNDRWPWLTDNGYVIFSLWSRNREVVSADRTTITPYEPGQEFATAPTDNWMAAHIEPNADFFGGLIKVSEPVWRPRPLHNGRYAFMTNLDGATDEVTVVQAVGGTITSAPSSIAAGSTLPPSAEAQLIRGPNVDASGKPLQLTCPSPAPPDKILLAGSTPEENGEWNTSRYGLYVAKDDWPQAENTAQDVELTLLFDDPKFVDAEPVAVVPRVIHYDYQPLEYGDGTADVEFADGTTYHGPTGETHNSMVYMQNNKDVPGQKSDADEWPIFSAPPTGSIDSIRIFASHRDRFDDPDQPRTPGGWNMLLDVPMEDTAFRFRLPPGTPTVLAGFDADGRVTQWTSPAHDESGKPIKFYAFAGDHYSGTRMGFPHFCTGCHAGHSGTPKLQNRPQR
- a CDS encoding Kelch repeat-containing protein: MKFPFVCGCVWATTLLWNINSVTADPPWRWTRVADHADWQPRDSQGELVFNDRLWIFGGWFNSYEAPPRDVWSSANGKDWQLITKDAPWKHSDLSMSLTFKDRMWFMGGWYNGRLPGHSAGDTVWSSTDGKNWVRETEHAGWSPRLAAAIVEFRGKMWILGGTENYYFGDQSSLKNDVWSSEDGKTWTQVTKDAGWAPRAYHQAAVLNDRIYVFGGGNYVPEYQAFNDVWSSADGVEWRRETAAAPWHERLWFSSAVYRGHMWVVGGWSKDPSQNWGDVWYSKNGRDWKKLETAKPSWKERHEHSLFVFQDQLWLAGGHAQPLSDEVWSLKLPKNWDGD
- a CDS encoding glutathione peroxidase; this encodes MKFACLAASVAIVMGAMTASAADTKSSKDTSPVLKHTMKSLDGKKVDLSKYEGKVLLIVNVASQCGATPQYEPLQELYSKYKDEGLVVLGFPCNQFGSQEPGSADEIQEFCKSNYGVTFPMFAKIDVNDDNAADLYQYLTSKQAFPKDSGRVRWNFEKFLVSRDGKVVDRFRTPVQPDSQPVIKAIEAELAKKP
- a CDS encoding efflux RND transporter periplasmic adaptor subunit; this translates as MTTLMNLKHFLYGLGLACVCLTPELSSATLQAEEIRIEEAWIRLQTKFEASLAADQPGVLAVVVPEEGQLVEKGELLVELRAEILKAALAVAQEEASSDVNLRFAQAQLKVSQAELDKAEDANRRVIGTVPLVELDRLRFTRDRAMLQIEQAEHEQVLNNLRVKEAKARVEALQIRAPFTGVVTEVTKSVGEAVAQGDPILQLVNTKAVQVGGTVSLAESRRIKPGYEVLVRLQSNQSDEEAEWHKGELKFVDEKAGNIRGRVRVWAEVPNPDKDLLPGLMGTMKITIPEEK
- a CDS encoding DUF1559 domain-containing protein, translated to MKPKRTSSYGFTLIELLVVIAIIAILIALLLPAVQQAREAARRTQCKNNLKQIALAIENYESTFSVYPPGRLGCDGINHGPCNGDTNAQRVGTSGFVLLLPFMEKQNLYDSFSLADPVWGAYSTTWLTPNRAAVATRPEPYVCPSDTSEPTISITVGSETGPAATATYAFNSGSFGPSSGIGVQVKTDNNGLFVYKTAIGRQEITDGTSSTFLAGEVLDAHTGESQNIWTQGSRLLSCLRNTENPVNTPPGTGITTSPYGTALNGAFGSRHPGGAQFAFADGHVSFISENIDLATYRALSTRSNGEVVETP
- a CDS encoding DUF427 domain-containing protein; translation: MKAIWNNCILADSNDTVVVDGNHYFTQDSVKTEHLQPSDHSSTCPWKGTAKYWNVVVDGEVNENAAWSYPKTKEAALHIQGRVAFWKGVEVVE
- a CDS encoding sugar phosphate isomerase/epimerase family protein, giving the protein MTEQPSRRDFLRDASVGAVTLAATSALSASNTQAADSAPPRIRKAVKLGMVRTDGTLAEKFQLLKDLGYDGVEVSAPNSMDTKELLKARDAADLPIHGVVNSVHWRQTLSHPDPNVRAAGLDGFKKAIQAAKDYEASSVLLVPAVVTEDVSYKDAYKRSQAEIRKALPLAEKLDIRILFENVWNNFLLSPLEMAYYIDSFDSPLVGAYFDVGNIVRYGWPTHWVEALGERIGKLDIKEYSRKLQNSKGPRSGFGVEIGEGDCDWPGVMKALDKIGYSGWATAEVRGGDKERLADIKSRMDRVLTFA
- a CDS encoding 50S ribosomal protein L25, which codes for MSEAVRLTAEKREKLGTAESRRLRSRGQIPGNIYGHKEGAVAITVSGDQLSPIINEGHKVVDLELGNNTQTTIFREVQWDTFGREILHFDLLRVDPEERRWSEVPIEFRGIAPGVVAGGVLDQHLHSIAMRVKTLELPDVVRVRLTDLQIGDSVLVKDLELPSSAELDIDEDTVVVQILEEMATDEPAAEGDAAGAEPEVVGEESSSDDGDN
- the pth gene encoding aminoacyl-tRNA hydrolase, with the protein product MKVVVGLGNPGAKYRQTRHNVGFDVLAELANRHGGTTPTIKHESEIVEIFLANEKVILAAPQTFMNLSGRAVRSLMDFYRLSLEDMIVICDDLNLERGRLRLKPSGSAGGQKGLANIIQLLKTEEFARLRVGIGRPPGRMDAAAFVLGKFTEAESPEIQLAVAKAADGVETWIQEDFQTSMNRVNAPN